One Gordonia pseudamarae genomic window, TGCCGCGTTCGATGACGGCCGCGACGTGGACTACGACCTGTACGATACACCGGCAGAGATCACCGGGGAGGCCGTCGATGACCAGGACGACCACCTCGCCGGCGACGAGTTCGACGCTGCCGTCGATACCGAACCGGACAGCCATTCGTTCGATTCCGAGTTCTGCGACGACGACACCGTCATCGAATTAGTGGATTTCAGCGACGACGGAGGCCAGGGGCATTGTTAGCACCCCTGTTGATTCGCGGATAATTTCACGAATGCGCAAGTAGATGAACGGCACTCCCGTGTGGTGCGCGGGCGGTGAACTCGTTTCCGCCGATAAAGACGAATGTTGCAACCGTCTAACTTTTCCGGTCGGGTAGTGCCTGAAACAGCAACGCCGATATATGCTCATCTGATGCTCAAGGTCACATTCGCCCACCGCGTCCGGACCCGGAGTCGCGACCGGCTGGTTCGGTACCCGTGAGCACCCCCGCAGACACCGACCATCTGGTCCGAGCGGCCACCGCCGGTGACCGGCATGCCTTCGTCACGCTGGTCGGTATGCAACGCAACCAACTGTGGGCGGTCTGCTACCGCATCACCGGCAACCGGCTCGACGCCGAGGACGCCCTGCAGGAGGCGATGATCGCCGCCTGGCGCGGCATCGGCACCTTCCGTGGCGACGCTAAATTCTCCACCTGGCTCTACCGCATCGCCTCCAACGCGGCCATCGCCCAATCCAAGAAGCGGATGCCCGCCGACAACATCGACGACCACGAAACCCCCTCGCTCATCGATATCGCCGCCGATGTCACCACCTCGGACCGGATCCAGACCGCACTGGCCGAGCTCCCCGACGCCTACCGGGTGACGTTCGTGCTCCGGGTGTACGGCGACCTCAGCTACCAGGAGATCGCCGAACACCTGTCGATACCGGTGCAGACGGTCCGCAGCCGACTCTCGCGCGCCAAATCCGCATTGCAGGCCGCACTGGCCGACCTGCGGTGCGGGTAGAACCATCGCCCTCACGACGCGGGCGCGGCAGCCGGTGAAGGAACGTCCGACGCCTGAGACTTGGCCAGCTCGGCACGAAAAGCGTTGAGAATAGCGGTAATCCGTTTCAGTTCGGTGTCGAGGATATTGACCTGCTTCTGCCGCTCGGTATCGTCGGCGCGAGCAGCCGCGGCGGACTCGTTGATCAGCTTCTGCGTTTCGGTGAGAGATTCGGACAAGATATCGGCGTAACGCAGTCGCAGTTCGGGCACAAACTCACTGAGCGCCGATCCGATCGCGGCCGTCGTATCCTCTCGTGCCTGCCGAATCGTCTCAGTCAGCCACCTGGTGAGGTTCTGTCGGCCCACTCGACGGGCACGAAAACCCACCAGGAACGCCACCCAGGCAGGGCCGAGCACACCCCCCACCACCGCCCCCGCCGCGGCCCCGGCCACGCCGACGAGTCCGGCCGCCGCCGTACTGACACCACCGCCGCCGGCGAGCCCCATCGCGCCCATGGTGACCAGATGCGGATCGAAGAATCCCTTCCACCGCTCGTACTCCTTCGGCGGGCGCAGGTCGATGTCATCGAACCCG contains:
- a CDS encoding RNA polymerase sigma factor, which encodes MSTPADTDHLVRAATAGDRHAFVTLVGMQRNQLWAVCYRITGNRLDAEDALQEAMIAAWRGIGTFRGDAKFSTWLYRIASNAAIAQSKKRMPADNIDDHETPSLIDIAADVTTSDRIQTALAELPDAYRVTFVLRVYGDLSYQEIAEHLSIPVQTVRSRLSRAKSALQAALADLRCG